One window from the genome of Amycolatopsis sp. NBC_01480 encodes:
- a CDS encoding phosphoribosylaminoimidazolesuccinocarboxamide synthase produces the protein MTTLAEYPKIAAGKVRELYAVGDDHLLLVASDRISAYDFVLDTPIPDKGRVLTAMSVFWFGQLADVLPNHLVAYDDPRIPAEVRGRALLVRRLDMLPVEAVARGYLTGSGYSDYRRTGAVCGVELPAGLPESAKLPSPIFTPATKAALGDHDENVSFEVVADLLGHARAEEVREATLAVYRRGAEFAAERGILLADTKFEFGLDASGTLVLADEVLTPDSSRYWPAEGYEPGHAQPSFDKQYVRDWLTGPESGWDRSSNTQPPPLPDAVVSATRARYVEAYERISGLSLKDWPTSE, from the coding sequence GTGACGACGCTCGCCGAATACCCGAAGATCGCCGCCGGCAAGGTCCGTGAGTTGTACGCCGTGGGCGACGACCACCTGCTGCTGGTCGCGTCCGACCGCATCTCCGCGTACGACTTCGTGCTGGACACCCCGATCCCGGACAAGGGCCGGGTGCTCACCGCGATGAGCGTGTTCTGGTTCGGGCAGCTGGCCGACGTGCTGCCCAACCACCTGGTGGCCTACGACGACCCGCGCATCCCCGCCGAGGTCCGCGGCCGCGCGCTGCTGGTGCGGCGCCTGGACATGCTGCCGGTCGAGGCCGTCGCGCGCGGTTACCTGACCGGGTCCGGCTACTCGGACTACCGCCGTACGGGCGCGGTCTGCGGCGTCGAGCTGCCCGCGGGGCTGCCGGAGTCGGCGAAGCTGCCTTCGCCGATCTTCACCCCCGCGACGAAGGCCGCGCTGGGGGACCACGACGAGAACGTCAGCTTCGAGGTTGTCGCGGACCTTCTTGGTCACGCGCGCGCCGAAGAGGTCCGCGAGGCCACGCTCGCCGTCTACCGCCGTGGCGCGGAGTTCGCCGCCGAGCGCGGAATTCTGTTGGCGGACACCAAGTTCGAGTTCGGCCTCGACGCCTCGGGCACGCTCGTGCTCGCCGACGAAGTGCTCACGCCGGACTCTTCGCGCTACTGGCCGGCCGAGGGTTACGAGCCTGGCCACGCCCAGCCGTCCTTCGACAAGCAGTACGTGCGGGATTGGCTCACCGGCCCGGAATCCGGCTGGGACCGTTCCTCGAACACCCAGCCGCCGCCCCTGCCGGACGCCGTGGTTTCGGCCACCCGGGCCCGCTATGTCGAGGCCTACGAACGAATTTCGGGACTGTCCTTGAAGGACTGGCCCACTTCGGAGTGA